Proteins encoded within one genomic window of Kibdelosporangium phytohabitans:
- a CDS encoding transglutaminase-like domain-containing protein — translation MTTDLIHPDLTHTDFLDHDSVAIQQFVRRVVDETSSLTQQAIALYRAVRDDVLYEVYGADLSREGLRASTILRRGTGMCVHKSVLYAASLRAIGVPSRLVLTDVRNHLASQRLRDLVGGDVFRFHCLVAVRLNDKWVKATPVFNSRLCKLYGIAPLEFDGTADSLHHPFDLTGRQHMEFLHTHGEFADLPHELLLSGLRAAHPRIFATADTFAKGSLVAEAR, via the coding sequence ATGACCACCGACCTGATCCACCCCGACCTGACCCATACCGATTTCCTCGACCACGACTCCGTCGCCATCCAGCAGTTCGTGCGGCGGGTCGTGGACGAGACCTCGTCGCTCACCCAGCAGGCGATCGCGCTCTACCGGGCCGTGCGCGATGACGTGCTGTACGAGGTGTACGGCGCGGACCTGTCGCGGGAAGGCCTGCGGGCCAGCACGATCCTGCGCCGGGGAACGGGGATGTGCGTGCACAAGTCCGTGCTCTACGCGGCGTCGCTGCGCGCCATCGGTGTGCCGAGCAGGCTCGTGCTGACCGACGTGCGCAATCATCTCGCGTCGCAGCGGTTGCGTGATCTGGTCGGCGGGGACGTCTTCCGGTTCCACTGTTTGGTCGCCGTGCGGCTGAACGACAAGTGGGTCAAGGCGACCCCCGTGTTCAACAGCAGGCTCTGCAAGCTGTACGGCATCGCCCCGCTGGAGTTCGACGGCACCGCCGACAGCCTGCACCACCCGTTCGACCTGACCGGACGGCAGCACATGGAGTTCCTGCACACGCACGGCGAGTTCGCCGACCTCCCGCACGAGTTGTTGCTGAGCGGCCTGCGAGCGGCCCACCCGCGGATCTTCGCCACCGCGGACACGTTCGCCAAGGGCTCGCTCGTCGCCGAAGCCCGTTGA
- a CDS encoding acyl-CoA dehydrogenase family protein, with amino-acid sequence MIEWNSEQRELLAGLASWCEALSADHVERDAGGEFPHDKWKLVRESGLLRLPFDEQWGGLGQDLPTTMYLLEGFGRGCRDGGLGFSASTHIVSVGVPVQRFGSAELKQRYLPLVCDGEPICAHAMTEPDNGSDALHMRTTATRDGDDYVLNGSKTFVSNGPVAGLFVVYAKTHPAGGPFGTTAFLVERDTPGFSAGKPIPKMGLRTSPLCELYFDDCRVPASNVVGRPGGGFRVFDHVMKWEVLCSFAISLGEMAHRVDQCVRYARDRVQFGRPIGGYQAVSHKIADMKIGLETARKWLYDTAVRVTRGEDVAVDMAITKLVASEQNLASALAAVQIHGGNGYMAEYGLEKDLRGAVAGTIYSGTSEIQRNRIAALLGLGER; translated from the coding sequence GTGATCGAGTGGAACTCCGAGCAGCGCGAGCTGCTCGCCGGGCTGGCCTCGTGGTGCGAGGCGCTCAGCGCGGACCACGTCGAGCGGGACGCCGGTGGCGAATTCCCCCACGACAAGTGGAAGCTGGTCCGGGAAAGCGGTCTGCTGCGGCTGCCGTTCGACGAACAATGGGGCGGGCTCGGCCAGGACCTGCCGACCACGATGTACCTGCTGGAAGGCTTCGGCCGCGGCTGCCGCGACGGCGGGCTCGGCTTCTCGGCGTCGACGCACATCGTCAGCGTCGGTGTCCCGGTGCAGCGCTTCGGTTCGGCCGAGCTCAAACAGCGGTACCTGCCGCTGGTGTGCGACGGCGAACCGATCTGCGCACACGCGATGACCGAACCGGACAACGGGTCGGACGCGCTGCACATGCGGACCACGGCGACACGGGACGGCGACGACTACGTCCTCAACGGCAGCAAGACGTTCGTCAGCAACGGGCCCGTCGCCGGTCTGTTCGTCGTCTACGCCAAGACCCACCCGGCCGGCGGCCCGTTCGGCACGACGGCCTTCCTGGTCGAACGGGACACTCCCGGCTTCTCGGCAGGCAAACCGATTCCCAAGATGGGGCTGCGCACGTCGCCGTTGTGCGAGTTGTACTTCGACGACTGCAGGGTGCCCGCGAGCAACGTGGTCGGCAGGCCCGGCGGTGGGTTCCGGGTGTTCGACCACGTGATGAAGTGGGAGGTCCTCTGCTCGTTCGCGATCAGCCTCGGCGAGATGGCGCACCGGGTCGACCAGTGCGTCCGGTACGCCCGCGACCGGGTCCAGTTCGGCCGACCGATCGGCGGCTACCAGGCCGTGTCGCACAAGATCGCGGACATGAAGATCGGGCTGGAGACCGCCCGGAAGTGGTTGTACGACACGGCTGTGCGCGTCACCAGGGGCGAGGACGTGGCGGTGGACATGGCCATCACCAAGCTCGTGGCCAGCGAGCAGAACCTCGCCTCGGCGCTGGCCGCCGTGCAGATCCACGGCGGCAACGGCTACATGGCCGAGTACGGACTGGAGAAGGACCTGCGTGGCGCCGTCGCGGGGACGATCTACTCGGGCACGTCGGAGATCCAGCGCAACCGGATCGCCGCACTGCTCGGACTGGGAGAACGATGA
- a CDS encoding phosphopantetheine-binding protein, with protein MTHIESIKQFVLEQFLPDVAASDLADDYDLVDGGVVDSLGLLKLLAWLEDEFGLPVDDLELAPDTFRTIEAIDAFIASNAPVLNAPGVAG; from the coding sequence ATGACGCACATCGAATCGATCAAACAGTTCGTGCTCGAGCAGTTCCTCCCCGACGTCGCCGCGAGCGACCTCGCCGACGACTACGACCTGGTGGACGGCGGTGTGGTCGACAGCCTCGGCCTGCTCAAGCTGCTCGCCTGGCTCGAGGACGAGTTCGGCCTGCCGGTCGACGACCTCGAACTGGCACCGGACACCTTCAGGACCATCGAGGCGATCGACGCGTTCATCGCGTCGAACGCACCCGTGCTGAACGCACCAGGGGTGGCTGGTTGA
- a CDS encoding phosphoribosylanthranilate isomerase, producing the protein MRVKICGARRAEEVTALAHAGADFVGLWHGVPRGRAELSETELTGLAAAAHAAGLRPILVTLTSSVARIAAQAQRTGIEWVQLHGYQQPGTVRSLKAACPGTTVVKVLHIRDGQCVEQDLIRSYERSGVDIFLLDALAADGRIGSTAQTVDPGVAGRITDDVTKPVMLAGGLTAANSAHYRELTGHPRFFGIDVDSATRNAAGYIDAARVAEIRRKWTVGTGWTDCDDSEPIHPHAP; encoded by the coding sequence ATGCGGGTGAAGATCTGCGGTGCCAGGCGAGCCGAGGAGGTCACGGCACTGGCGCACGCGGGCGCGGACTTCGTGGGACTCTGGCACGGAGTCCCACGGGGCCGCGCCGAACTGAGCGAGACGGAGCTGACCGGGCTGGCCGCCGCGGCACACGCGGCCGGCCTGCGGCCGATCCTGGTCACCCTGACCTCCAGTGTGGCCAGGATCGCGGCTCAGGCGCAGCGAACCGGGATCGAGTGGGTCCAGCTGCACGGCTACCAGCAGCCTGGCACCGTGCGGTCGCTGAAGGCGGCGTGTCCCGGCACGACTGTGGTGAAGGTGCTGCACATCCGTGACGGGCAGTGCGTCGAGCAGGACCTGATCCGGTCGTACGAGCGGTCCGGTGTGGACATCTTCCTGCTCGACGCGCTGGCCGCGGACGGGCGGATCGGCAGCACGGCCCAGACCGTCGATCCCGGGGTGGCCGGGCGGATCACCGACGACGTGACCAAGCCGGTGATGCTCGCCGGTGGCCTGACCGCGGCCAACTCGGCGCACTACCGGGAACTGACCGGGCATCCCAGGTTCTTCGGCATCGACGTCGACTCCGCGACCAGGAACGCCGCCGGGTACATCGACGCGGCACGGGTCGCGGAGATCAGACGCAAGTGGACGGTGGGGACAGGATGGACAGACTGTGACGACAGCGAACCGATTCACCCGCACGCTCCTTGA
- a CDS encoding ectoine synthase produces MIIRRLAETPSVEWGNGVSRRFLLQADGMGYTVTDTIVRAGTKSRLEYRRHLEACYCIDGKGEVVDANGDSYAIEPGTLYALDRNDAHFLIAAPDSDLRLVCVFTPALQGDETHKLDSAEFSHY; encoded by the coding sequence ATGATCATCCGCAGGCTCGCCGAGACACCGAGCGTGGAGTGGGGCAACGGCGTGAGCCGCCGGTTCCTGCTGCAGGCCGACGGCATGGGGTACACCGTGACCGACACGATCGTCCGCGCGGGCACCAAGTCCCGTCTGGAGTACCGCCGTCACCTGGAAGCGTGCTACTGCATCGACGGCAAGGGAGAGGTCGTCGACGCCAACGGTGACTCGTACGCGATCGAACCCGGCACCCTCTACGCGCTGGACCGCAACGACGCGCACTTCCTGATCGCGGCACCGGACTCGGACCTGCGGCTGGTGTGCGTGTTCACGCCCGCGTTGCAGGGCGACGAGACGCACAAGCTGGACTCGGCAGAGTTCTCCCACTACTGA
- a CDS encoding TrpB-like pyridoxal phosphate-dependent enzyme, translated as MTDQIKYVLGEQDIPRTWYNLAADLPGGAPHLHPGTGAEVTVDDLVGIMPVTLAEQELTREAEIEIPEPVRQIYAQWRPSPLFRARRLERVLNTPARIYYKYEGGSPAGSHKPNTAIAQAYYNKQAGVTRLATETGAGQWGSSLSLAGALFGLDVTVYMVKVSYHQKPYRRMLMETYGARCVPSPSTETAAGRAILAEDPDCPGSLGIATSEAIEVAAGDAGTNYGGGSVLNHVLLHQTVIGQEAIAQFALADDYPDIVIGCTGGGSNFGGLTFPFLGEQLRGGRKVRVIAAEPESCPTMTRGSFAYDFGDTAGLTPLLKMHTLGHSFMPPPVHAGGLRYHGMAPLVSEALDQNLIEAAAVNQLNCFASGIAFARSEGIVPAPESTHAIEIAVREAIKCREENTSRTILFGLSGHGHFDLGAYEAYLSGSLRDEALDPAVLSEALAKLPGLVDA; from the coding sequence ATGACCGACCAGATCAAGTACGTGCTCGGCGAGCAGGACATCCCGCGCACCTGGTACAACCTGGCCGCCGATCTGCCCGGCGGCGCACCGCACCTGCACCCGGGGACGGGTGCCGAGGTCACCGTGGACGACCTCGTCGGCATCATGCCGGTCACGCTCGCCGAGCAGGAGCTCACCAGGGAAGCCGAGATCGAGATCCCCGAGCCGGTGCGGCAGATCTACGCCCAGTGGCGGCCGTCGCCGTTGTTCCGTGCCCGCAGGCTGGAGCGTGTGCTGAACACACCCGCCAGGATCTACTACAAGTACGAGGGTGGCAGCCCGGCGGGCAGCCACAAGCCCAACACCGCGATCGCGCAGGCGTACTACAACAAGCAGGCGGGCGTCACCCGGCTGGCGACGGAAACCGGCGCCGGGCAATGGGGTTCCTCGTTGTCGCTGGCCGGCGCGCTGTTCGGCTTGGACGTCACCGTCTACATGGTCAAGGTGAGCTACCACCAGAAGCCGTACCGCCGCATGCTGATGGAGACCTACGGCGCCCGGTGTGTGCCGAGCCCCAGCACGGAGACCGCCGCGGGCCGCGCGATCCTGGCCGAGGATCCGGACTGCCCGGGCAGCCTCGGCATCGCCACGTCCGAGGCCATCGAGGTGGCCGCGGGTGACGCGGGCACCAACTACGGCGGCGGGAGCGTGCTCAACCACGTCCTGCTGCACCAGACCGTGATCGGCCAGGAGGCCATCGCGCAGTTCGCCCTCGCCGACGACTACCCGGACATCGTGATCGGGTGCACCGGCGGTGGCAGCAACTTCGGCGGGCTGACGTTCCCGTTCCTGGGCGAGCAACTGCGCGGCGGCAGGAAGGTGCGCGTGATCGCGGCCGAGCCGGAGTCGTGCCCGACGATGACACGCGGTTCGTTCGCGTACGACTTCGGCGACACGGCCGGGCTGACGCCGTTGCTGAAGATGCACACCCTCGGCCACTCGTTCATGCCGCCGCCCGTGCACGCCGGCGGCCTGCGTTACCACGGCATGGCGCCGTTGGTCAGCGAGGCGCTCGACCAGAACCTGATCGAGGCAGCCGCGGTCAACCAGCTCAACTGTTTCGCGTCGGGCATCGCGTTCGCCCGTTCGGAGGGCATCGTGCCCGCGCCGGAGTCGACGCACGCGATCGAGATCGCCGTCCGCGAGGCCATCAAGTGCCGTGAGGAGAACACCAGCCGCACCATCCTCTTCGGACTGTCCGGGCACGGCCACTTCGACCTGGGCGCGTACGAGGCGTACCTGTCGGGTTCGCTGCGGGACGAGGCGCTCGACCCGGCCGTGCTGAGCGAGGCGCTGGCCAAGCTGCCCGGACTGGTCGACGCCTGA
- a CDS encoding AMP-binding protein encodes MQCEQHEADSVLSRFTAHVRDRPGDTAVVWRHTEISYLQLYRRACAQQARVGRLGLADGAAVAVRTTKSPDAIALVLALLADNRPFLLPPADLSGETFAALAAKAGCVAVLSTEDSTDPGDGGELRVGGDTDSVGFMLTTSGSTGLPKIVPLTGDAVGRFTGWAARTFHIGPHRTVLNYAPLNFDLCLLDIWTTLAAGGRVVLVEAGRATRAGYLHDLIDRHQVDVVQAVPMLYTLLLAHGRPLPSVTHAISTGDALTTQCLAGLPGLLPNARLYNLYGCTETNDSFLHEIDAANERAPLPIGRPIDGVDALLIDPAGEVFTGPGVGELLVSTPFQTHGYLGSSNAVFVAHPRARTSGRYFRSGDLVRRDASGALTLEGRADFHVKVRGVRVNTQAVERTLLEHDDIAEAVVFAVPDPVAGSALHAVVHRRAQATHTLAVRAHCAERLPRAAVPTAIHLVDEPLPTTSTGKPDRTRIKHTYLQGQR; translated from the coding sequence GTGCAGTGTGAGCAACACGAGGCGGACAGCGTGCTCAGCCGGTTCACGGCGCACGTGCGCGACCGCCCGGGTGACACGGCCGTGGTCTGGCGGCACACCGAGATCAGCTATCTCCAGCTCTACCGGCGGGCCTGCGCCCAGCAGGCGCGCGTCGGCCGGCTCGGCCTCGCCGACGGCGCCGCGGTCGCGGTGCGCACGACCAAGTCACCGGACGCGATCGCGCTGGTCCTGGCGTTGCTCGCGGACAACCGGCCCTTCCTGCTCCCGCCAGCCGACCTGAGCGGCGAGACGTTCGCCGCGCTGGCGGCCAAGGCCGGGTGCGTCGCTGTGCTGTCCACTGAGGACAGCACGGATCCCGGCGACGGCGGCGAGCTCCGCGTCGGCGGTGACACCGATTCGGTCGGCTTCATGCTGACCACGTCGGGGTCGACCGGGCTGCCGAAGATCGTGCCGCTGACCGGCGACGCCGTCGGCCGGTTCACCGGGTGGGCGGCGCGCACGTTCCACATTGGTCCACATCGGACAGTCCTGAACTACGCGCCGCTCAACTTCGACCTGTGCCTTCTCGACATCTGGACCACCCTTGCCGCGGGCGGCCGGGTCGTGCTCGTCGAAGCCGGCCGCGCGACCAGGGCCGGATACCTCCACGACCTGATCGACCGCCACCAGGTGGACGTCGTGCAGGCGGTGCCGATGCTCTACACGCTCCTGCTCGCGCACGGCCGTCCGCTTCCGTCCGTCACCCACGCGATCTCAACCGGTGACGCGCTGACCACACAGTGTCTCGCCGGGTTGCCCGGGCTGCTGCCGAACGCGCGCCTGTACAACCTGTACGGCTGCACAGAGACCAACGACAGCTTCCTGCACGAGATCGACGCGGCGAACGAGCGTGCTCCCCTGCCGATCGGACGACCGATCGACGGTGTAGACGCGTTGCTCATCGACCCGGCAGGCGAGGTGTTCACCGGCCCCGGCGTCGGTGAACTGCTTGTCAGCACACCGTTTCAGACCCACGGCTACCTCGGGTCGAGCAACGCGGTGTTCGTGGCGCACCCGCGGGCCCGGACTTCCGGCCGGTACTTCCGGTCCGGTGACCTGGTCCGGCGGGACGCCTCGGGAGCGCTGACGCTCGAAGGGCGCGCGGACTTCCACGTGAAGGTGCGCGGTGTCCGCGTGAACACCCAGGCAGTCGAACGCACATTGCTCGAACACGACGACATCGCCGAAGCCGTCGTGTTCGCCGTGCCCGACCCCGTCGCGGGCAGCGCGCTGCACGCCGTGGTGCACCGCAGGGCACAAGCCACGCACACTCTCGCCGTCCGCGCGCACTGCGCCGAGCGGCTCCCCCGCGCGGCCGTACCGACCGCGATCCACCTGGTCGACGAGCCACTGCCGACGACGTCGACCGGCAAACCCGACCGAACCCGGATCAAGCACACGTACCTCCAGGGGCAGAGATGA
- a CDS encoding anthranilate phosphoribosyltransferase produces the protein MDDDLLTALVSRQRPVEHESWRTFFNRLVSRKLRRGEAAAVLTSLSTAMPGEQTLVSMMDCLDERRPAPEIHFPGTVNIVGTGGGPKTFNVSTAAAMVAAAMGARVVKTGSKGFTSRYGSLDLLGRLGVPLTKSYQETAESLERFGVAFAGNFVYPAEIAMLAKEILPLELRAVGRFVNSIGPFLGSMPVSAQLTGVSDPAVLPSLRSLARRLPGRRVWLCHNELGVDELIGFVPNVIIRADGEQTLAAGSTGSLTDLTPAVGDPVEQFLGVLAGQVPETALATVCLNAAALSVLNGHHAGWASAVADARAVLRDGAALDLVNRMRTARATNLLTVGHG, from the coding sequence ATGGACGACGACTTACTCACCGCGCTCGTCAGCAGGCAGCGGCCGGTCGAGCACGAGAGCTGGCGGACCTTCTTCAACCGCCTGGTGTCGCGCAAGCTGCGGCGCGGCGAGGCAGCGGCCGTGCTCACGTCCCTGTCCACCGCGATGCCCGGCGAGCAGACGCTCGTCAGCATGATGGACTGCCTCGACGAACGCCGTCCCGCTCCGGAGATCCACTTCCCCGGCACCGTGAACATCGTCGGCACCGGCGGCGGGCCGAAGACGTTCAACGTGTCCACGGCCGCCGCGATGGTGGCGGCGGCGATGGGCGCCCGGGTGGTCAAGACCGGCTCGAAGGGCTTCACCAGCCGCTACGGCTCGCTGGACCTGCTCGGCAGGCTCGGCGTCCCGCTCACCAAGAGCTACCAGGAGACCGCGGAGTCACTGGAACGCTTCGGCGTGGCGTTCGCGGGCAACTTCGTCTACCCGGCCGAGATCGCCATGCTGGCCAAGGAGATCCTGCCGCTGGAGCTGCGCGCGGTCGGCCGGTTCGTCAACTCGATCGGGCCGTTCCTCGGCTCGATGCCGGTCTCCGCGCAGCTGACCGGCGTGTCCGACCCGGCCGTGCTGCCCAGTCTGCGTTCCCTCGCACGCAGGCTGCCCGGCCGGCGCGTGTGGCTGTGCCACAACGAACTCGGTGTCGACGAGCTGATCGGGTTCGTGCCCAACGTGATCATCCGCGCGGACGGCGAGCAAACCCTGGCCGCGGGATCCACCGGATCACTGACCGACCTGACCCCCGCGGTGGGGGATCCGGTCGAGCAGTTCCTCGGGGTGCTCGCCGGCCAGGTCCCGGAGACGGCACTGGCCACGGTGTGCCTCAACGCCGCCGCCCTGTCAGTCCTCAACGGACACCACGCCGGGTGGGCGTCCGCCGTCGCGGACGCACGCGCGGTGCTGCGTGACGGCGCGGCGCTGGACCTGGTCAACCGCATGCGGACGGCCAGGGCGACGAACCTGCTGACGGTCGGTCATGGGTGA
- the trpA gene encoding tryptophan synthase subunit alpha, whose translation MGDRAGFFAGPPPGLAVFLNAGDPPLEVMPDVLSMLDESGVDVLELAVPFPDSFTDGPVVRRSARRALDRGAGLAEVLACVSRAHDRLTHLRIALLADWSHTIRPIGMAGFLGKVRDSGSDALLTHGLPAVARQQYYEAAHTAGVPVVTTCYPGSSPEVLAESAQNATAYVYLVAHYGRSGTSPGEGYTALRPALSRLREHTTAPVAVGFGVRGRAEVAQLRQLGADAAVVGSAAVAVVEHATKWHRDVTSDLARFIAELRAPQRTQTAREDAVT comes from the coding sequence ATGGGTGACCGGGCCGGGTTCTTCGCCGGGCCACCACCGGGGCTCGCGGTGTTCCTCAACGCGGGCGACCCACCGCTCGAAGTCATGCCGGACGTGCTCAGCATGCTCGACGAGTCCGGTGTGGACGTTCTGGAGCTCGCCGTGCCGTTCCCGGACTCCTTCACCGACGGCCCGGTGGTCCGCCGGTCGGCCCGCCGCGCGCTGGACCGCGGCGCCGGGCTTGCCGAAGTACTGGCGTGCGTGAGCCGCGCGCACGACAGGCTCACGCACCTGCGGATCGCGCTGCTGGCCGACTGGAGCCACACGATCCGCCCGATCGGCATGGCCGGCTTCCTCGGCAAGGTAAGGGACTCCGGTTCCGATGCCCTGCTGACACACGGACTTCCCGCCGTGGCACGACAGCAGTACTACGAGGCGGCGCACACCGCCGGCGTGCCGGTGGTGACCACGTGCTACCCGGGTTCCAGCCCGGAAGTGCTGGCGGAGTCCGCGCAGAACGCGACCGCGTACGTCTACCTGGTCGCGCACTACGGCAGAAGCGGGACCTCGCCGGGCGAAGGCTACACAGCGCTTCGCCCGGCGCTCTCGCGGCTGCGGGAGCACACCACGGCCCCGGTCGCGGTCGGCTTCGGCGTCCGCGGCCGGGCGGAGGTCGCCCAGCTGCGGCAGCTGGGCGCCGACGCCGCCGTGGTCGGCAGCGCGGCAGTCGCCGTCGTGGAACACGCGACGAAATGGCATCGCGACGTGACCTCGGACCTGGCCCGGTTCATCGCCGAACTCAGGGCGCCACAACGAACGCAGACAGCAAGAGAGGATGCCGTCACATGA